A region of Epinephelus fuscoguttatus linkage group LG1, E.fuscoguttatus.final_Chr_v1 DNA encodes the following proteins:
- the atp6ap1la gene encoding ATPase H+ transporting accessory protein 1 like a → MASPWKHCCIHLLLSILVLHPQSSVCLHRQPADSAVTSPVHDEGRTQRDGGMWMEESLPADQPSRQLQSPDVSRRKLLQTPGASVPFPPLKVLSNGEPCILFQARKLSLRYDKQRQLDLTERAFSPQKPVDTSQSVCRQDKATLVMRFGDVEDLRSLSIRLQMSNTFYESAGQWWFSVDSVSLLYNSSEEAVFNASDVYAPASSSYLCPHVSSLQRYSALLLPSSDRARRWTITFINFQIEAFNVTAGKFSPASVCTTILTPAILMGLITSLILLLVLAYALHMVIHLKHIEHDDEHKADVYFPQSPEPSEHCCVENEAEKNILYCSQEGH, encoded by the exons TGCTGTTACCTCTCCAGTCCATG ATGAAGGGAGGAcacagagggatggagggatgtgGATGGAGGAGAGTTTACCTGCAGACCAACCGTCCAGACAACTGCAG TCTCCAGATGTGTCTCGGAGGAAGTTACTACAGACGCCAGGAGCTTCAGTTCCCTTTCCTCCCCTCAAG GTGTTGTCCAATGGGGAGCCGTGCATCCTGTTTCAGGCCAGGAAACTCTCTCTCCGCTATGACAAGCAGAGGCAGCTGGACCTGACGGAGAGAGCCTTCTCTCCGCAGAAACCTGTCGACACCAGCCAATCTGTCTGCCGCCAGGACAAGGCCAC GCTAGTCATGAGGTTTGGAGATGTGGAGGACTTGAGAAGCCTGTCAATCAG ACTGCAGATGTCCAACACTTTCTACGAGTCTGCAGGTCAGTGGTGGTTCTCGGTGGACAGCGTCTCTCTGCTCTACAACTCCTCTGAAGAGGCTGTCTTCAACGCCAGCGATGTGTACGCTCCGGCCTCCTCCTCCTACCTCTGCCCGCATGTCAGCAGCCTGCAGCGCTACAGCGCCCTGCTGCTGCCCAGTTCTGACCGCGCCCGCCGCTGGACCATCACCTTCATTAACTTCCAG ATTGAGGCGTTCAATGTCACTGCTGGTAAATTTTCTCCTGCCAGCGTCTGCACCACCATCCTGACACCGGCCATCCTGATGGGCCTCATCACATCCCTCATCCTGCTGCTGGTCCTGGCCTACGCCCTGCACATGGTCATCCACCTGAAACACATCGAGCACGACGACGAGCACAAGGCCGACGTCTACTTCCCCCAAAGCCCTGAACCGTCTGAACACTGCTGTGTGGAAAACGAGGCTGAGAAAAATATTCTGTACTGTAGCCAAGAAGGTCATTAG